One region of Termitidicoccus mucosus genomic DNA includes:
- a CDS encoding ATP-dependent Clp protease proteolytic subunit, protein MSYYVPLVYENTGRGERQWDIYSRLLKDRIVFIGTPIDDVVANNVIAQLLFLQMEDPKKDIHLYINSPGGVVTGGMAIYDTINFLQCDVVTYCIGMAASMATVILGAGTKGKRFALPNSRVMIHQPSGGAGGQAADIAIAAKEILRWRKVLNEVIAKHTGKDVAQIERDSDRDYYMTAQEAKDYGIVDHVVESTRQAQSIAAPSAV, encoded by the coding sequence ATGAGCTACTACGTTCCTCTCGTCTACGAAAACACCGGCCGCGGCGAGCGCCAGTGGGATATCTACAGCCGTCTCCTGAAGGACCGCATCGTCTTTATCGGCACGCCCATCGACGACGTGGTCGCAAACAACGTCATCGCCCAGCTCCTCTTTCTCCAGATGGAGGACCCGAAGAAGGACATCCACCTCTACATCAATTCGCCCGGCGGCGTCGTCACCGGCGGCATGGCCATCTACGACACCATCAACTTCCTCCAGTGCGACGTCGTCACCTACTGCATCGGCATGGCCGCGAGCATGGCGACGGTCATTCTCGGCGCGGGCACGAAAGGCAAGCGTTTCGCGCTCCCCAACAGCCGCGTGATGATTCACCAGCCCTCCGGCGGCGCGGGCGGCCAGGCGGCCGACATCGCCATCGCGGCAAAGGAAATCCTGCGCTGGCGCAAAGTCCTCAACGAGGTCATCGCCAAGCACACCGGCAAGGACGTTGCGCAGATCGAACGGGATTCCGACCGCGACTACTACATGACCGCGCAGGAGGCGAAGGACTACGGCATCGTCGATCACGTCGTCGAATCCACCCGCCAGGCCCAAAGCATCGCCGCGCCCTCGGCGGTTTGA
- the clpX gene encoding ATP-dependent Clp protease ATP-binding subunit ClpX: MAKSTRMTLCSFCGKPQAEVKKMIAGPGVYICDSCVGVCKTIIDRELKPAPAQAGGESKPVVRLVKPAEIKKALDDFVIGQDHAKKVLSVAVYNHYKRLMFGGAASPSSGKETGKDAVPAPAALASEFDDVEIEKSNILLLGPTGSGKTLLARTLARVLDVPFAISDATTLTEAGYVGEDVENVVLRLLQAANYDVRKTECGIIYIDEIDKIGRKTDNVSITRDVSGEGVQQALLKILEGTTCSVPPAGGRKHPNQEYVQINTANILFICGGAFVGLDEIIRRRAGHRSLGYSAISAQAGHGDLTPEEMMRSLEPEDLIRFGMIPEFIGRLPVISALNQLGEADLEKILLRTKNAMVKQYSKLFAMDGVRLRFTSDAIKAVARKAIELKTGARALRSIMENLMLEVMYDLPQRDDIAEVVIDAAAVNGERRPQLKRISSKDEAGKSERVRRAA, encoded by the coding sequence ATGGCCAAATCCACCCGCATGACCCTCTGCTCCTTTTGCGGAAAGCCGCAGGCCGAGGTGAAAAAGATGATCGCCGGCCCCGGTGTCTATATCTGCGACTCATGCGTGGGGGTCTGCAAGACCATCATCGACCGCGAGCTGAAGCCGGCGCCCGCCCAGGCCGGCGGCGAGTCGAAGCCGGTCGTCCGCCTCGTCAAGCCCGCCGAGATCAAGAAGGCGCTCGACGATTTTGTCATCGGCCAGGACCACGCGAAGAAGGTGCTCTCCGTCGCCGTTTACAATCATTACAAACGCCTCATGTTTGGCGGCGCGGCCAGTCCCTCCTCCGGTAAGGAAACGGGCAAGGATGCCGTGCCGGCGCCCGCCGCGCTTGCCTCCGAGTTTGACGACGTCGAAATCGAGAAAAGCAACATCCTCCTGCTCGGCCCGACCGGCTCCGGCAAGACCCTGCTCGCCCGCACCCTCGCCCGCGTGCTCGACGTGCCCTTCGCCATTTCCGACGCCACCACGCTCACCGAGGCCGGCTACGTCGGCGAGGACGTGGAAAACGTCGTGCTGCGCCTGCTCCAGGCCGCGAATTACGACGTGCGCAAGACCGAGTGCGGCATCATCTACATCGACGAAATCGACAAGATCGGACGCAAGACGGACAACGTTTCCATCACGCGCGACGTCTCCGGCGAAGGCGTGCAGCAGGCGCTCCTGAAAATCCTCGAAGGCACCACCTGCTCCGTCCCTCCCGCCGGCGGACGCAAGCACCCGAACCAGGAATACGTCCAGATCAACACCGCCAACATCCTCTTCATTTGCGGCGGCGCATTCGTCGGCCTCGACGAAATCATCCGCCGCCGCGCCGGGCACCGCAGTCTCGGTTATTCCGCCATCAGTGCGCAAGCCGGGCACGGCGACCTCACGCCGGAGGAAATGATGCGCTCGCTCGAGCCGGAGGACCTGATCCGCTTCGGAATGATTCCCGAGTTCATCGGGCGCCTCCCGGTCATCTCCGCGCTCAACCAGCTCGGCGAGGCCGACCTCGAAAAAATTCTCCTCCGCACGAAAAACGCGATGGTGAAGCAATACTCGAAGCTCTTTGCGATGGACGGCGTGCGCCTGCGCTTTACGTCCGACGCGATAAAAGCCGTCGCGCGCAAGGCCATCGAGCTGAAGACCGGCGCGCGCGCCCTGCGCTCCATCATGGAGAACCTGATGCTCGAGGTGATGTATGACCTCCCGCAGCGCGACGACATCGCCGAGGTCGTGATCGACGCCGCCGCCGTGAACGGCGAGCGCCGCCCGCAGTTGAAACGGATAAGCTCCAAGGATGAGGCGGGCAAATCCGAGCGCGTGCGCCGCGCGGCCTAA
- the tig gene encoding trigger factor — translation MNIEIKDVSATRKQLVVSLDQGEVAAEHKAVLAEYIKHARIPGFRPGKAPANLVTRQFGKGIVDEFKQRVTGKAYRDGLKESKLDALNVTAIDGSDAVAQDAAATFTFTVDIRPAFDLPEYSGLPTEIAPVEPNDADVEAMIDGLRSERAEFKVSTEPAKKGDYVKLAYEGSIDGKPVAEIVPDKQIYGKVPQTWEEVEGEHEGVIPGLGKHLAGMKGGDKKTVEINFPAAFEAAPALAGKTAGYAIEVQEIRTRELPALDEAFFKSQQVASLDELKTKVRGDLKARKEYENRQRQRGQIQDALSAQVDIEPPLSLVEEETQSVLRNVIGENMRRGVPEEEFEKHKKELYDNAKVAAEKRVKTRLILAKIAEQEKIEVSEADIDAFIYREAMMSRTSPEKLVKELTGNRDRLRAVQQSIIFDKTLDLLVSKATVTTVEPKVAASAA, via the coding sequence GTGAACATCGAAATCAAAGACGTCTCCGCCACCCGCAAGCAACTCGTCGTCTCGCTCGACCAGGGCGAGGTCGCCGCCGAGCATAAAGCCGTGCTGGCCGAATACATCAAGCACGCCCGCATCCCCGGGTTCCGCCCCGGCAAGGCTCCCGCCAACCTGGTCACCCGCCAGTTCGGCAAGGGCATCGTGGACGAGTTCAAGCAGCGCGTGACCGGCAAAGCCTACCGCGACGGGCTCAAGGAATCCAAGCTCGACGCCCTCAACGTCACCGCCATCGACGGCAGCGACGCCGTCGCGCAGGATGCCGCCGCCACGTTTACGTTCACCGTGGACATCCGCCCCGCCTTCGATCTTCCCGAATACAGCGGACTCCCGACCGAGATCGCCCCGGTCGAGCCGAACGACGCCGATGTCGAGGCCATGATCGACGGCCTCCGTTCCGAGCGCGCCGAGTTCAAAGTCTCCACCGAGCCCGCCAAAAAAGGCGACTACGTGAAGCTCGCCTACGAAGGCAGCATCGACGGAAAACCCGTCGCCGAGATCGTGCCCGACAAACAAATCTACGGCAAAGTCCCGCAAACCTGGGAGGAGGTCGAGGGCGAGCACGAAGGCGTCATCCCCGGCCTCGGCAAGCACCTCGCCGGCATGAAAGGCGGCGACAAGAAAACCGTCGAGATCAATTTCCCCGCCGCATTCGAGGCCGCGCCCGCCCTCGCCGGCAAGACCGCCGGCTATGCCATCGAGGTGCAGGAAATCCGCACCCGCGAACTGCCCGCGCTTGACGAGGCCTTCTTCAAGTCCCAGCAGGTCGCCAGCCTCGATGAACTCAAGACCAAGGTTCGCGGCGACCTGAAGGCGCGCAAGGAATACGAAAACCGCCAGCGCCAGCGCGGCCAGATCCAGGACGCGCTCAGCGCCCAGGTGGACATCGAGCCCCCGCTCAGCCTCGTGGAGGAGGAAACCCAAAGCGTCCTCCGCAACGTCATCGGCGAAAACATGCGCCGCGGCGTGCCCGAGGAGGAATTCGAGAAGCACAAGAAGGAACTCTACGACAACGCCAAGGTTGCCGCCGAGAAACGGGTGAAGACCCGCCTCATCCTGGCCAAGATCGCCGAGCAGGAGAAGATCGAGGTTTCCGAGGCCGACATCGACGCGTTTATCTACCGCGAGGCCATGATGAGCCGCACCAGCCCGGAAAAACTTGTGAAAGAGCTCACCGGCAATCGCGACCGCCTGCGCGCGGTGCAACAGTCCATCATTTTTGACAAGACCCTTGATTTGCTCGTCTCCAAGGCTACCGTCACCACGGTCGAGCCCAAGGTCGCCGCGTCCGCCGCCTGA
- a CDS encoding alpha/beta fold hydrolase, whose protein sequence is MNNDFPNAPQPHGQAARATPNPAPAAEGTAGNKGARAFQPATFADKNVRAPFPVAMASGISHQLSTSLPAWLRALYPFEPRAHTTPRGARMSYLDEGPRDTTEAVLMLHGNPTWSFFYRDLIRDLAPAHRCIAPDHIGMGLSEKPENYPYTLATRIADIEALVDALGLTRIHLVVHDWGGAIGFGLATRRPGLVGRIAIMNTAAFPDTHIPGRIALCRGGRLGKFIVRGLNGFAGPATWMAMHRRRLTRDEKRGYLYPYRSWANRVAVHQFVRDIPLEIDHPSRPVLEDIEEKLPLLAGPEHPKLLIWGKRDFCFNKHFLKRWRKIYPDALIVRFKDAGHYLLDDGGEEVRVRIATFLKTPQA, encoded by the coding sequence ATGAACAACGATTTTCCAAACGCGCCGCAACCTCACGGGCAGGCCGCCCGTGCCACGCCCAATCCGGCGCCTGCCGCCGAAGGCACCGCCGGCAACAAGGGAGCGCGGGCTTTCCAGCCCGCGACATTCGCGGACAAGAATGTCCGCGCCCCATTTCCCGTCGCCATGGCTTCAGGCATCAGCCATCAGCTATCAACCTCGCTGCCCGCGTGGCTTCGCGCCCTCTATCCGTTTGAACCGCGCGCGCACACCACGCCGCGCGGCGCGCGCATGAGCTACCTCGACGAAGGACCGCGCGACACCACCGAGGCGGTGCTCATGCTCCACGGCAATCCGACCTGGTCGTTTTTCTATCGCGATCTCATCCGCGACCTGGCTCCCGCGCACCGCTGCATCGCGCCCGATCACATCGGCATGGGGCTTTCCGAGAAGCCGGAAAATTATCCCTACACGCTCGCCACGCGGATCGCCGACATCGAGGCGCTCGTCGACGCGCTCGGCCTCACGCGCATCCACCTTGTCGTGCACGACTGGGGCGGCGCCATCGGCTTCGGGCTGGCCACGCGCCGCCCGGGGCTCGTCGGGCGTATCGCCATCATGAATACGGCCGCGTTTCCCGACACGCACATCCCCGGGCGCATCGCGCTCTGCCGCGGCGGCCGGCTGGGGAAATTCATCGTGCGCGGGCTCAACGGCTTCGCCGGTCCCGCCACCTGGATGGCAATGCACCGCCGCAGGCTCACCCGCGATGAAAAGCGGGGCTACCTCTACCCGTATCGGAGCTGGGCGAACCGCGTGGCCGTGCACCAGTTCGTGCGCGATATTCCGCTGGAGATCGATCATCCGAGCCGTCCCGTGCTGGAGGACATCGAGGAAAAGCTTCCGCTGCTCGCCGGCCCGGAACACCCGAAGCTGCTCATCTGGGGCAAGCGCGATTTCTGTTTCAACAAACACTTTCTCAAGCGCTGGCGCAAAATCTATCCCGACGCCCTGATCGTGCGTTTCAAGGACGCGGGCCATTACCTCCTCGACGATGGCGGCGAGGAGGTCCGCGTGCGCATCGCCACCTTCCTGAAGACACCGCAGGCGTGA
- a CDS encoding 3-oxoacyl-ACP synthase III, producing the protein MRFEHTCIETLALALPGEIWTSAAIEEQLRPLYERLRLPFGRLELMTGIRERRHWPAGTRPSDASAAAGRAALAKSALCAEQMEVFVHAAVCRDMLEPATASFAHRKIGLPAAAQIFDVSNACLGFLNSMTLLAGLIESGQVRAGMIASGENGRPLIEQTLAHLNSAPLDRNGIKPFFANLTIGSGAVAAILCHRDLLPTGARPHRLLGGAARAATRHSELCQGDTHGADALAMQTDSEQLLHAGVALAGETWADFTAATGWDAATPARIVTHQVGSAHRRALYGALGLDLAKDFSTFETLGNTGSVALPATLATAVEAGAIRDGDRVALLGIGSGLNSLMLALEW; encoded by the coding sequence ATGAGATTTGAGCACACCTGCATCGAAACCCTCGCGCTCGCGCTGCCGGGCGAAATCTGGACCTCCGCGGCCATCGAGGAACAACTCCGCCCGCTTTACGAGCGCCTGCGCCTTCCGTTCGGCCGCCTTGAGTTGATGACCGGCATCCGCGAACGCCGCCACTGGCCCGCCGGCACGCGGCCCTCCGACGCCAGCGCCGCCGCCGGCCGCGCCGCGCTCGCGAAATCCGCGCTCTGCGCGGAGCAGATGGAAGTGTTTGTCCACGCCGCGGTCTGCCGCGACATGCTCGAACCCGCCACCGCGTCCTTCGCGCACCGCAAGATCGGCCTGCCCGCCGCCGCGCAAATCTTCGACGTGTCCAACGCCTGCCTCGGCTTCCTCAACAGCATGACGCTGCTCGCCGGCCTCATCGAGTCCGGCCAAGTGCGCGCCGGCATGATCGCCTCCGGGGAAAACGGACGCCCGCTCATCGAGCAAACCCTCGCTCACCTCAACTCCGCGCCGCTCGACCGTAACGGCATCAAACCCTTCTTCGCCAACCTCACCATCGGCTCCGGCGCCGTCGCCGCCATCCTCTGCCACCGCGATCTCCTGCCGACCGGCGCGCGCCCGCACCGGCTCCTCGGCGGCGCCGCCCGTGCCGCCACGCGGCACAGCGAACTCTGCCAAGGCGACACGCACGGCGCCGACGCCCTCGCCATGCAAACCGACTCCGAGCAACTCCTCCACGCCGGTGTCGCGCTGGCCGGGGAGACGTGGGCAGACTTCACCGCCGCCACCGGCTGGGACGCCGCCACGCCCGCGCGTATCGTCACGCACCAGGTCGGCAGCGCGCACCGCCGCGCGCTCTACGGCGCGCTCGGGCTTGATCTCGCGAAGGATTTTTCGACCTTCGAGACCCTCGGCAACACCGGCTCCGTCGCGCTCCCGGCCACGCTCGCCACCGCCGTCGAGGCCGGCGCCATTCGCGACGGCGACCGCGTCGCCCTCCTGGGCATCGGCAGCGGCCTGAACTCGCTCATGCTCGCGCTGGAATGGTGA
- a CDS encoding 3-hydroxyacyl-ACP dehydratase FabZ family protein, giving the protein MSDSVTSLIPHRPPFLFVDEILAETPESLTARRTWRADEDFYKGHYPGAPITPGVLLCEAVFQTGALYMARQARAAGAKPGEGVPLLAKVSDVRFRNPVYPGDTVHIEVRKKESLGGFTMMGGAIKKADGTRVLTVDFSVAWKQPEGAKS; this is encoded by the coding sequence ATGTCCGACAGCGTCACATCCCTCATTCCGCATCGTCCGCCGTTTTTGTTTGTGGACGAGATTCTCGCCGAGACACCCGAATCGCTGACCGCCCGCCGCACCTGGCGCGCCGATGAGGATTTCTACAAGGGCCATTATCCCGGCGCGCCGATCACGCCGGGCGTGCTGTTGTGCGAGGCGGTGTTCCAGACCGGCGCGCTCTACATGGCCCGCCAGGCGCGGGCCGCAGGCGCGAAACCCGGCGAAGGCGTGCCGCTGCTCGCGAAAGTGAGCGACGTGCGTTTTCGCAACCCGGTTTATCCTGGGGACACCGTTCACATCGAAGTCCGCAAAAAGGAATCCCTCGGGGGCTTCACCATGATGGGCGGCGCGATCAAAAAAGCCGACGGCACCCGCGTGCTCACGGTCGATTTCTCCGTCGCCTGGAAACAGCCCGAAGGCGCAAAAAGCTGA
- a CDS encoding enoyl-ACP reductase FabI gives MDFLKLTGKTVLVFGVANRKSVAWHIARTLEEEGARVLYSVRSEARRQSLAALLAGRSVYVCDVEQEGAVDRLAAAIAADGHASLHGIAHSIAFANYAGGFRPFHETGRADFLQATAVSAFSLVEIARAFRPHLAPAASVVTIGISSLLVTPDNYGYMGPVKAALESAARFLAKSFAADPKTRDVRFNVVGAGPLKTSASAGIPGYIESYLYAEKLTFRKRNLSTQEVADAAVWLLSERSSGMNGATLTIDAGLGSNYFDEEIIRLAMRPEIKK, from the coding sequence ATGGATTTTCTCAAACTCACTGGCAAAACCGTCCTCGTCTTCGGTGTGGCCAACCGCAAAAGCGTCGCCTGGCACATTGCCCGCACGCTGGAGGAGGAGGGGGCGCGCGTGCTTTACAGCGTGCGTTCCGAGGCGCGCAGGCAATCCCTCGCCGCGCTCCTCGCCGGCAGGTCCGTTTACGTGTGCGACGTCGAGCAGGAGGGGGCGGTTGACCGCCTCGCCGCCGCCATCGCCGCCGACGGGCACGCCTCACTGCACGGCATCGCGCACTCCATCGCGTTTGCCAACTATGCCGGCGGCTTCCGGCCGTTCCATGAGACGGGCCGCGCCGATTTTCTCCAGGCCACCGCCGTATCCGCCTTCTCGCTTGTCGAAATTGCGCGTGCCTTCAGGCCGCATCTCGCGCCCGCCGCGTCCGTTGTCACCATCGGCATCTCGTCGCTCCTCGTCACGCCCGACAATTACGGCTACATGGGCCCCGTCAAGGCCGCCCTCGAATCCGCCGCGCGCTTCCTCGCAAAATCCTTCGCCGCCGACCCCAAGACCCGCGACGTGCGCTTCAACGTCGTCGGCGCCGGGCCGCTCAAGACCAGCGCGTCCGCCGGCATCCCCGGCTACATCGAGAGCTACCTCTACGCCGAGAAACTCACCTTCCGCAAACGCAACCTCTCCACGCAGGAAGTCGCCGACGCCGCCGTCTGGCTGCTGAGCGAGCGCAGCTCCGGCATGAACGGCGCCACGCTGACCATCGACGCCGGGCTCGGCAGCAACTATTTCGATGAGGAAATCATCAGGCTCGCGATGAGGCCGGAAATAAAAAAGTGA
- a CDS encoding CBS domain-containing protein — protein MSTPISILLNQKGSRIISVLPSASVADAVRVMIQHRVGSVVVLEDGRMTGIFTERDMLNRVAVSGRTPESIRVEEVMTRHPLTVRPETGVEQVMALFTDRRCRHLPVVDESSGSPVLTGMISIGDVTRWLLESYSAETENLRRYIGAS, from the coding sequence ATGAGCACCCCGATCTCCATTCTGCTGAACCAGAAGGGTTCAAGGATAATCTCTGTCTTGCCCTCAGCGAGCGTGGCCGACGCCGTGCGGGTGATGATCCAGCATCGCGTCGGTTCCGTGGTCGTGCTGGAGGACGGCCGGATGACCGGCATTTTCACCGAGCGCGACATGCTGAACCGCGTTGCGGTCTCGGGCCGGACCCCGGAGTCAATCCGCGTCGAAGAAGTGATGACACGGCATCCTCTCACCGTGCGGCCGGAGACCGGGGTGGAGCAGGTCATGGCGTTGTTCACCGACCGCCGGTGCCGTCACCTGCCCGTGGTGGACGAAAGCTCCGGCTCGCCGGTGCTGACCGGCATGATTTCGATCGGTGACGTGACACGGTGGCTGCTGGAGTCTTATAGCGCGGAGACGGAGAATCTGCGCCGCTATATCGGCGCGTCGTGA
- a CDS encoding VOC family protein has product MKFEHFAINLTDVRTAAKWYVDHLGLAVVRSSDKGSFAHFLADSSGRVFLELYSNPAAPVPAYATMDPLVFHIAFVSTDTAADRVRLEKAGATFVSADEVPDGTRLLMMRDPWGVALQFCNRAKPM; this is encoded by the coding sequence ATGAAATTCGAACACTTCGCCATCAACCTCACCGATGTCCGGACCGCCGCGAAATGGTATGTCGATCATCTCGGTCTTGCGGTCGTCCGAAGCTCGGACAAAGGCTCCTTTGCCCACTTTCTGGCCGATTCGAGCGGCCGAGTGTTCCTGGAGCTCTACAGCAATCCCGCCGCGCCCGTGCCCGCCTATGCGACGATGGACCCGCTGGTGTTTCACATCGCCTTTGTCTCCACCGACACCGCGGCCGACCGCGTGCGCCTGGAAAAAGCCGGCGCGACTTTCGTGAGCGCCGACGAGGTGCCCGACGGCACCCGCCTGCTCATGATGCGCGATCCGTGGGGCGTTGCATTGCAATTCTGCAATCGCGCCAAGCCGATGTGA